The DNA region gggagatttgatattggtctatagctggacaattgagacgggtcaaggtcaggttttttaatcaagggtttaataactgctaatttaagtgatttgggtacatagccagtgcttagggaagaattgattatatttaaaagtggttcaattactcctggacaaatctgtttaaacaaacatgtaggtacgggatctagtatgcaagttgatgaattggctgaagagattaatgtagctagttcggtctctctaagcggagcaaaacactctaaacattgatctgatattgctacattgtcatgtaatgggtttgttacagtactgtccggttttaatttaatggcctgtatttcacgtctaatattttcaaccttatcaatgaaaaatttcatgaaatcttcactgctatgtaatgattgagtgtttctctctgtagtgattttattcctagttaattttgctactgtgttgaaaaggaatctagaattgtttttgttatctcctattaaggtggagaaatagatttttctagcatcgccaagagatttcctatatttcagtaggctctccttccatgctgtttgaaatatcaccagtttggcttgacgccatttacgttctaattgtcgagatGTCTGTTTTAacgttcgcgtttgatcgttataccagggtgctaattttttctctctgattatttttcttttgagtggagccactctatctagcgtgtagcggagtgttgactccaagctttcagtctcctgatcgagttctatgggatctgacggtgatccaaatctaattgatgtttctgcgaggttatttatgaagctcggtgcagtagctgatgtgtaggtacgttttacgcggtagcgaggcgaggtggaaatattatgatcaatatgtattatgaacgagataagataatggtctgagacaacttcataCTGcggaaaaaatataatattttctatacttagtctgtatgttagtatgaggtcaagagtgtgaccaccattatgcgtaggcccgattacgttctgattaatccctactgaatctaagatggacaaaaccgctaatcttagaggtcttccaggttatcaaaatgaatattaaagtctccgacaattaatgctttatctacagacacaaccaggtttgagacaaagtctgcaaattcactaagaaattcagtatctggccctgggggtctgtaaataataattagaggaattgacttattttttgtggctacataacttatactggtataaacaatttcaaaagaattaaatttatgcttagatttttgtgtgacgactagatttttactatggatgagaccaacacctcctcctctaccagttgaacgaggctgatgtacataactgtatccaagaggactggcttcatttaatgctatgtactcgtttggtttaatccaagtttctgttaaacacattaaattacattcctgatcagtaatgatgtcgttaacaataagagccttagacgcaagagatctaatgtttatagtcctagcttcagatcaaaagtgctggctgtgcattcaatatgatttaattttatgttaattaggttatgAAGacagactttccgagattttctatatatttgtatagctcggggaacacacacagtctctatagtatgtattacTGGTgccagatttttaattgaacattgattatactgaatgttgttattatcggaagatgtacttacggtaggcagtcacttggagtgtagcgccttggagatgttgtcagacagcagttccgctccaaggctgctggggtgcaggccatcaggacgaaacaacctaggacgctcccagaacagattccagttattgacaaacaccagattctgctcattacaccaagagactaaccaatcatttaaagctagaagtctactgaacttttctgctccacgtctgtatgtgggaagaggtccagagacgatgatcttcgcagtgggtgatctgcctcgtaccgtctcgatcaggctggagaagtccctcttcagaacctccgtctgccgcagcctggtgtcgttcgtccccgcgtgcagcacaaccgctccaatgtgctcgtccttcttcaggatcccagatacctgcgcagcgacatcaaggacacaagcaccagaaaaacagtgtgtgcgcaccttacctttagatgaggctacatggacgttccgcacaatggagtccccgacgatcacagcgttaggtctggtctgacggagaggggcgaagcggttcctggtcggaatctcgaacaccggaggtggagagCTCCTCACCTGGGGTCCAGCCTGCGCCTtccgccgctggttcacccaaggcccgaggtgtgttggcgccggcgtgacggagaccacggctgggaaagtcctaggtgcacggtccctgcacagagaaacataCGGCGTAGAGGGCctgggagtggaaataccacgctgtgtgcttaccttggatatgtgggcagaggcacaagatgtttccagcgcagtttgtcgctccagcagctgggcctgcttgtcgagtaggccgcggatctgcttctccacatcctccagttccagccgcaccatgtgaagctcgagcgagtcctcatccgcactcaaaaccggagagacagcagacatatttgttttttaaacaaaacagcggtaaatgagaaataaggaacgtaaacaaggctagcggtaggtgatgctagcgggctacgagctacaagctagtcgcaagctagtcgcggatgtttgtaaaaaaaaaaacagatcaaatttagcgacagcgcaacgttacgattgttttatctaaagtagtgtcagttatatttgtataacgtaaggtaaataattttaaagtatagaaatTAATGTAATAGCATTAGCTCGAAGGACGCTGCTTCCTGCTTGACGCTGCTTCCTGCTTGACCAGAACCAAGGTCACTGGAGAACTTTGCTCCTAGCGGCTTCTAAACTTACCtacttaatgtaggcattaccatgcgcagcctctcgaggctgtcatcgcatgctacatccatagacacttcacccagaaagtgtgcactattccccctgatgaaacgggagcaagccgtaacacacttcctgcatTCTcgcactcatatttttctctcttgctcattcctttttttcttctctttttttttaaagggatagaaaatttctgagattttgagaaaagatagcgaggaaatgaagcatctttttgtttctttaca from Ictalurus furcatus strain D&B chromosome 6, Billie_1.0, whole genome shotgun sequence includes:
- the LOC128608541 gene encoding uncharacterized protein LOC128608541, which translates into the protein MVRLELEDVEKQIRGLLDKQAQLLERQTALETSCASAHISKVSTQRGISTPRPSTPYVSLCRDRAPRTFPAVVSVTPAPTHLGPWVNQRRKAQAGPQVRSSPPPVFEIPTRNRFAPLRQTRPNAVIVGDSIVRNVHVASSKGKVRTHCFSGACVLDVAAQVSGILKKDEHIGAVVLHAGTNDTRLRQTEVLKRDFSSLIETVRGRSPTAKIIVSGPLPTYRRGAEKFSRLLALNDWLVSWCNEQNLVFVNNWNLFWERPRLFRPDGLHPSSLGAELLSDNISKALHSK